One Pararhizobium sp. IMCC3301 DNA segment encodes these proteins:
- a CDS encoding Gfo/Idh/MocA family protein, translating into MTLNIGWIGCGRHARQMLLPQLGINDIRIAALCDRDEAAMARVGHEYGVTSLYSDYRDLVAQPGLDLIGMAVGPDLHQHASIAALERGLPVFMEKPPAATAAGARAVAEASRAAGQPVIVGFMKRYSTGNRIAKNILDKGDFGQILGVTGTYMTAPTYFQGEPDYSGFYLHHCVHYMDLIPWLTGDDFGDMSVRKISPSPGKILFHLGFTADNGVIGNVVMGTVQSRGTPMEELRIMGDHVRLEIDNIIKVALYRDPAFKADDPAATLDAASDTLSWTPNFTAAANEDHKGYKALVADAAATVRGEDRNVPTIEDGLRAMERLERMIALLEK; encoded by the coding sequence ATGACCCTGAATATCGGCTGGATCGGCTGTGGACGCCATGCAAGACAAATGCTGCTGCCGCAGCTTGGTATCAACGACATCCGCATTGCCGCGCTGTGCGACAGGGATGAAGCCGCCATGGCCCGTGTGGGCCACGAATACGGGGTCACATCCCTGTATTCCGACTATCGTGATCTGGTCGCCCAGCCGGGGCTGGATCTGATCGGTATGGCTGTGGGGCCGGATCTGCATCAGCATGCGTCGATTGCAGCCCTGGAGAGGGGCTTGCCGGTTTTCATGGAAAAACCACCGGCCGCAACTGCAGCTGGCGCGCGCGCCGTTGCTGAAGCATCGCGGGCAGCAGGGCAGCCGGTGATAGTTGGTTTCATGAAACGCTATTCAACCGGAAACCGGATCGCCAAAAATATTCTGGATAAAGGCGATTTCGGCCAGATTCTGGGCGTCACCGGGACCTATATGACGGCACCGACCTATTTTCAGGGCGAACCGGATTACAGCGGTTTCTATCTGCACCATTGTGTTCACTACATGGACCTCATCCCCTGGCTTACAGGCGATGATTTCGGCGACATGAGTGTACGCAAGATAAGCCCTTCGCCCGGTAAAATCCTGTTTCACCTTGGCTTTACTGCGGACAATGGCGTGATCGGCAATGTAGTGATGGGTACCGTTCAGTCGCGTGGCACACCGATGGAAGAGCTGCGCATCATGGGCGACCATGTCCGGCTGGAGATCGATAACATTATCAAGGTGGCATTGTACCGCGATCCGGCTTTCAAGGCCGATGATCCGGCGGCCACACTTGATGCGGCCTCTGACACATTAAGCTGGACACCGAATTTCACGGCTGCGGCCAATGAGGACCATAAGGGATACAAGGCGCTGGTTGCGGATGCAGCCGCCACCGTGCGCGGCGAGGACCGCAATGTTCCCACCATCGAAGATGGCCTGCGCGCCATGGAGCGCCTTGAGCGGATGATCGCGCTGCTGGAAAAATAA
- the rpsF gene encoding 30S ribosomal protein S6: protein MPLYEHVVLARQDLSGQQVETLVDSLKEIVSENGGTVPFVESWGLKSLTYRIQRNRKAHFTFMNIDAPHAAVAEMERQMRINEDVLRYMTIRVKQHEEGPTAMMQKRDRDDRRPGGGGRGRDR, encoded by the coding sequence ATGCCACTTTACGAGCATGTCGTGCTTGCGCGGCAGGACCTGTCCGGCCAGCAGGTTGAAACTCTGGTCGACTCCCTGAAAGAAATCGTCAGCGAAAACGGCGGAACCGTTCCGTTTGTGGAAAGCTGGGGTCTGAAATCCCTGACCTACCGCATTCAGCGTAACCGCAAGGCGCATTTCACCTTCATGAACATTGATGCTCCACACGCAGCTGTTGCTGAAATGGAGCGTCAGATGCGCATCAATGAAGATGTCCTGCGCTACATGACCATTCGTGTAAAGCAGCACGAAGAAGGTCCGACTGCAATGATGCAAAAACGTGATCGTGATGACCGACGCCCCGGCGGCGGCGGTCGTGGTCGTGACCGGTAA
- a CDS encoding alpha/beta hydrolase — protein MKAVLDRLMVEDAGLLDPTMLSSDAGRALAALSNLRWNRELPDVAEARTVMIDDMPARYIVPHNDCGTDAILHVHGGGWAFCSAATHEGAARRLAIETAAPVLTFEYRLAPENPYPCGLEDVLDVWQARDRTRRWSMAGDSAGANLALAAMLRLQEEGGELPASGLLFYGVYGADFATPSYQDFADGPGLTRAKMQRFWDWYAPEEVRHLPSVAPLQADDTQLRALPPLYLNAAGLDPLRSETEALAERLRALGRDDPFDLFQGVVHGFMQMGSLLPEAQNAFALAGKYFKQQTAQTEHSK, from the coding sequence ATGAAGGCCGTATTGGACCGGCTGATGGTCGAGGATGCCGGATTGCTGGATCCAACCATGTTGTCGTCTGATGCGGGGCGTGCCCTGGCGGCTCTGTCCAATTTGCGCTGGAACAGGGAACTGCCGGATGTAGCGGAAGCCCGGACCGTCATGATTGACGATATGCCGGCGCGCTACATTGTGCCGCATAATGATTGCGGCACTGACGCCATTTTGCATGTTCACGGCGGCGGCTGGGCGTTCTGTTCGGCCGCAACCCACGAAGGAGCGGCCCGCCGCCTTGCCATTGAAACGGCTGCGCCCGTGCTGACCTTCGAATATCGGCTTGCGCCTGAAAACCCCTATCCTTGTGGTCTGGAAGATGTGCTGGACGTCTGGCAGGCCAGAGACCGCACGCGCCGCTGGAGTATGGCTGGTGACAGCGCCGGAGCAAATCTTGCCCTGGCCGCCATGTTGCGGCTGCAGGAGGAGGGCGGCGAGTTGCCTGCATCCGGCCTGCTGTTTTACGGGGTGTATGGCGCTGACTTTGCCACGCCTTCTTACCAGGATTTTGCCGATGGTCCCGGCCTGACCCGTGCCAAGATGCAGCGCTTCTGGGATTGGTATGCGCCTGAAGAGGTTCGCCACTTGCCCAGTGTGGCGCCGCTTCAGGCCGACGATACACAATTGCGCGCCCTGCCGCCGCTATATCTGAATGCCGCCGGACTGGATCCGCTGCGCAGTGAAACCGAAGCATTGGCAGAGCGGCTGCGTGCTCTGGGACGAGACGATCCTTTCGATCTGTTTCAGGGGGTTGTGCATGGCTTCATGCAAATGGGTTCGCTTCTACCGGAGGCGCAGAACGCCTTCGCTTTGGCAGGAAAATATTTCAAACAGCAAACCGCTCAAACCGAGCATTCAAAATAG
- a CDS encoding DUF2232 domain-containing protein, whose translation MTQIILISIGAGLLSALLFASVLTGSLLAIVLQIFAQLPIQSAALTFGPRAGLIAAVAAVAALLLVSGLPAQTVSYSLNFAAPALLASYLAGLRNTDLPVDQLAGWYPLGRLLSFVGGAAILIFLLLGLYSDFTPESAVLAIETQASVLLEGAVDTTEVPPQTITQIAVFFVALFPFVATAGLVAVTGLNLVLAIRIARRYGTFARPATSITTLVIPRAVHLTAMAAFLAIWLTGSTPPLLTSVAGASSALVILSGFAALHALTRRLASRGIILVAVYGSIILFTFPLLLILILGWIDGFLNLRGRFQSNTSNS comes from the coding sequence ATGACGCAGATTATTCTGATCAGTATTGGTGCCGGGCTGTTATCCGCCCTTTTATTTGCAAGTGTCCTGACGGGCTCATTGCTGGCCATCGTGCTGCAGATTTTTGCCCAGCTGCCCATTCAAAGCGCTGCTCTGACATTTGGCCCGCGCGCCGGGCTGATAGCGGCCGTGGCGGCTGTTGCAGCACTGTTGCTGGTCTCGGGCCTGCCGGCCCAGACGGTTTCCTACAGTCTGAATTTTGCCGCTCCGGCCTTGTTGGCGAGTTATCTGGCGGGGCTCAGAAACACCGATCTGCCGGTCGATCAACTGGCTGGCTGGTATCCGCTCGGCAGACTTCTCAGTTTCGTTGGCGGCGCTGCAATTCTGATCTTCCTGCTGTTGGGCCTGTATTCCGATTTCACCCCGGAAAGCGCGGTGCTGGCCATTGAAACCCAGGCCAGTGTCCTGCTGGAAGGTGCCGTCGACACCACTGAAGTTCCCCCGCAGACAATTACCCAGATTGCCGTGTTCTTTGTCGCCCTGTTTCCCTTTGTCGCCACCGCCGGACTTGTGGCTGTCACCGGGCTGAACCTGGTTCTGGCGATACGGATTGCGCGGCGTTACGGCACATTTGCAAGACCGGCAACCAGCATCACGACACTTGTTATACCGCGTGCTGTTCACCTGACCGCAATGGCAGCGTTTCTGGCAATCTGGCTAACCGGTTCTACGCCTCCGCTCCTGACTTCGGTGGCCGGGGCATCTTCTGCACTGGTGATCCTGTCCGGATTTGCCGCGCTGCATGCGCTGACCCGCCGCCTTGCCTCACGCGGCATCATTCTGGTTGCTGTCTATGGCAGCATCATCCTGTTCACGTTTCCACTTCTGCTCATCCTGATTCTTGGCTGGATCGACGGGTTTCTCAACCTGCGCGGCCGGTTTCAGTCCAACACCTCCAATTCATAA
- a CDS encoding carbohydrate ABC transporter permease, with product MALGKMPTSRRLLIVELPMLLILAFALGPYAWMFITSVTEESRLFTEGPSIIGATIDNYTRLFRTVGFGDNLLDSFIVASGTVVVGLSLSVTAAYSFSRFSFKGKRILMLQFLLINMFPLVLLILPLFVLMRVLGLLDTHLALIIANSTIAIPFSVWMMISYMNGIPRSLDEAAMTDGCTRMGALRRVVLPLCVPGIIATAIYIFITSWNEYLYALTLGGRNVRPITVAVQTLIGEYEIQWGLLTAGGIVGAMPATVLFLLVQKRLISGLTQGAVKG from the coding sequence ATGGCGCTCGGTAAAATGCCGACATCACGCCGGCTGCTGATCGTGGAACTGCCGATGCTTCTGATCCTGGCCTTTGCGCTTGGACCCTATGCCTGGATGTTCATTACCTCGGTTACGGAGGAGTCCCGGCTGTTCACCGAAGGTCCGTCGATCATTGGGGCAACCATTGACAATTACACGCGGCTTTTCAGAACCGTGGGCTTTGGCGATAATCTGCTCGACAGTTTTATCGTCGCCAGCGGCACCGTGGTCGTCGGCTTGTCCCTGAGCGTTACCGCCGCCTATTCGTTCTCGCGGTTTTCCTTCAAGGGCAAACGCATCCTGATGCTGCAATTCCTGCTGATCAATATGTTCCCGCTGGTGCTGCTTATCCTTCCGCTGTTTGTGCTGATGCGGGTTCTGGGACTTCTCGACACCCATCTGGCTCTGATCATCGCCAACTCAACGATCGCCATCCCGTTTTCGGTGTGGATGATGATCAGCTATATGAACGGGATACCCAGATCGCTCGATGAAGCAGCGATGACGGATGGCTGTACGCGCATGGGTGCGCTGCGCCGTGTGGTGCTGCCGCTGTGTGTGCCCGGCATCATTGCCACGGCGATCTACATCTTCATCACCTCATGGAACGAATATCTTTATGCACTGACCCTTGGCGGACGCAATGTCCGCCCGATCACCGTCGCGGTTCAGACCCTGATTGGTGAATATGAAATTCAGTGGGGTCTTCTGACCGCAGGCGGCATTGTCGGTGCAATGCCGGCCACCGTCCTGTTTCTGCTGGTGCAGAAACGCCTGATATCGGGTCTCACTCAGGGCGCGGTCAAAGGCTGA
- a CDS encoding sugar phosphate isomerase/epimerase, translating to MDNPVGIISMQFIRPFTGADLHYFDYAAKLGFDFMELLVPEPEDNIDLDLARKAASDCGISLVLAARVNAQRSIASDDAGARQGGLDYLTHCVEVAHQLGAGIVGGPLYGEPMVFAGRPPVPRSDEAVAARAARTVEGLAHVAPRARNAGVVFGLEPLNRFETDIISTTRQAIEVVDRVDDAGLGVMLDTFHMNMEERSIPDAIRAAGSRLVHFQANENHRGHPGTGHLDWTAIMRALAQINYRGPVSLEPFRRDDDRVALPIAQWRAPHEDESAKLKAGLGVIRSALALAEVDQ from the coding sequence TTGGACAATCCGGTCGGTATTATCTCGATGCAGTTCATACGCCCGTTTACCGGTGCCGATCTGCATTATTTCGACTATGCGGCAAAGCTCGGTTTTGACTTCATGGAACTTCTGGTCCCGGAGCCGGAGGACAATATTGATCTGGATCTGGCCCGTAAAGCCGCCAGTGACTGCGGCATCAGCCTGGTTTTGGCCGCAAGAGTGAATGCGCAACGCTCTATCGCGTCAGATGATGCAGGCGCGCGGCAGGGTGGTCTGGACTATCTCACCCATTGTGTGGAGGTCGCTCACCAGCTTGGCGCCGGGATTGTCGGTGGCCCGCTTTACGGTGAGCCGATGGTATTTGCCGGCAGGCCGCCTGTGCCGCGCTCCGATGAAGCCGTTGCCGCCCGTGCTGCGCGGACGGTTGAAGGGCTGGCGCACGTCGCGCCGCGCGCCCGTAATGCAGGCGTGGTCTTCGGGCTCGAGCCGCTCAACCGGTTTGAAACGGATATTATCTCAACCACGCGCCAGGCAATTGAAGTCGTCGACAGGGTTGATGATGCGGGGCTTGGTGTCATGCTGGATACCTTTCACATGAATATGGAAGAGCGCTCCATACCCGATGCAATTCGCGCCGCAGGCAGTCGTCTGGTGCATTTTCAGGCCAATGAAAACCACCGTGGCCATCCGGGCACAGGCCATCTTGACTGGACAGCAATCATGCGCGCACTGGCGCAAATCAACTATCGCGGCCCGGTCTCGCTGGAACCGTTTCGGCGCGATGATGACCGTGTCGCCCTGCCGATTGCGCAGTGGCGCGCGCCCCATGAGGATGAAAGTGCCAAACTGAAAGCCGGGCTGGGCGTGATCCGCTCTGCGCTTGCCTTGGCGGAGGTCGACCAATGA
- a CDS encoding carbohydrate ABC transporter permease, which translates to MATHTQNGSDSIDDAGSQTRRRLGKRILPYAMLSPAVLVTLTIVFLPMLQTAWMSLHEYVLFRPKEFKFLGFDNFVAALQDEVFWISLRHTVIWIGVTIPGQMLLGLATALLLNQEFRWRALARALIIIPWALPSVVIALMWVWIYDSNYGVLNDFMLRLGLVEQAVPWLADPDLALGAIILTLTWQGFPFFAVMILAGLQSIPRSYYEAASLDGASSLRQFWHITLPGISGVLVTAVLLRTIWVANSFDVIFVMTGGGPGYATYTLPLYAFIKARTNLDFGYGSALAVLFTFLLMGLVLLYLRRTGKAVQ; encoded by the coding sequence ATGGCAACGCACACCCAAAATGGCTCAGACTCTATTGACGATGCCGGTTCGCAAACCCGTCGCAGGCTGGGCAAGCGCATCCTGCCTTACGCGATGTTGTCGCCTGCTGTGCTGGTGACGTTGACCATCGTGTTTCTGCCGATGCTGCAAACCGCCTGGATGAGCCTGCACGAATATGTTCTGTTCCGCCCCAAAGAATTCAAGTTCCTTGGTTTCGATAATTTTGTCGCAGCGCTTCAGGATGAGGTGTTCTGGATATCGCTGAGACACACCGTGATCTGGATCGGCGTGACGATACCGGGGCAGATGCTCCTGGGACTGGCCACAGCGCTGCTTTTGAACCAGGAATTTCGCTGGCGCGCCCTGGCGCGCGCCCTGATCATCATTCCCTGGGCGCTGCCCTCAGTGGTCATTGCGCTGATGTGGGTGTGGATTTACGACAGCAATTACGGCGTCCTCAACGACTTCATGCTGCGCCTCGGCCTGGTCGAGCAGGCCGTTCCCTGGCTGGCCGATCCGGATCTGGCGCTGGGCGCGATCATTCTGACGCTGACATGGCAGGGCTTCCCGTTTTTTGCGGTGATGATCCTGGCCGGGCTGCAATCGATACCCAGAAGCTACTACGAGGCCGCCTCGCTGGATGGCGCCAGCAGCTTGAGACAATTCTGGCATATAACCTTACCCGGCATTTCCGGGGTGCTGGTGACCGCCGTCCTGCTGCGCACCATCTGGGTGGCAAATTCGTTTGACGTCATCTTTGTGATGACCGGCGGCGGGCCCGGATATGCCACCTATACCTTGCCGCTTTACGCCTTCATCAAAGCACGCACCAATCTTGATTTCGGCTATGGTTCGGCGCTGGCCGTGCTGTTCACCTTCCTGCTGATGGGGCTCGTCCTGCTGTATCTCAGGCGGACCGGAAAGGCGGTGCAATAA
- a CDS encoding GntR family transcriptional regulator translates to MAVETFSTPSITSLLPRQSSRRSHNVYVALQKEIVLGQLAPDAVLLELEIAERFNCSQGTIREALMQLNEEGLVKRLPHRGTHVAACRSADARVLIALRRDIECNYLERVLERADADLNADLRGDLNAMRNAARDGDEYLLSVHDRAFHTRLFAAADLPVITPILLRCLIHNHRYKILNSQPSRALDETAERHAPILAALEARDLENLQKLLSHHISTIVDFGPDLTNGGAA, encoded by the coding sequence ATGGCTGTCGAGACTTTTTCAACGCCATCGATTACCAGCCTGTTGCCGCGGCAGTCGAGCCGCCGCAGCCATAATGTCTACGTGGCGCTGCAGAAAGAGATCGTGCTGGGCCAGTTGGCACCGGACGCCGTGTTGCTTGAGCTTGAGATTGCAGAGCGGTTCAACTGCAGCCAGGGCACCATCCGCGAGGCCCTGATGCAGCTCAATGAAGAAGGTCTCGTGAAGCGGCTGCCGCATCGCGGCACCCATGTCGCAGCCTGCCGGTCGGCCGATGCCCGCGTTCTGATCGCACTTCGGCGCGATATAGAATGCAATTATCTTGAGCGTGTTCTTGAGCGTGCAGATGCCGATTTGAATGCAGATTTACGGGGCGATCTGAACGCAATGCGCAACGCTGCGCGAGACGGCGATGAATATTTGCTGTCGGTTCATGACCGGGCGTTTCACACGCGCCTGTTTGCAGCTGCAGACCTGCCGGTGATCACGCCGATACTGCTGCGCTGCCTGATTCATAATCACCGTTATAAAATTCTCAATTCGCAACCCAGCCGTGCGCTGGACGAGACCGCAGAACGCCATGCTCCGATTTTGGCGGCGCTCGAAGCGCGCGACCTCGAAAATTTGCAGAAACTTCTAAGCCATCACATTTCGACCATTGTCGATTTCGGACCCGATCTTACAAATGGTGGTGCAGCATGA
- a CDS encoding sugar ABC transporter substrate-binding protein codes for MNILAKLGLAVSMVALGTSLAAAQSTVRFWYHFDNADNPMNELVESFEAQNPGIKIEAENIPWNSYYDTLYTSIIGGNAPDAAMVKMFAQPRLIEMGALEPIGERIEAWAEKSDVQENLFELVKADDGTSYYLPVQYVVLYLYYRPDMFAELGLEVPKTCDEFRAAAKALTRDTDGDGRTDVYGFGLRGSKGGHDHWASLTLGRDGVSLTDGIQSDAGIAGTQFVVDMFREDGSFPPSAPNDGFQEIIGGFKAGKTAMTIHHIGSANGMVEALGDKVSATTVPECGGGRWTAFGDESTAILSSAEDKDAAWKWISFLSTAGNNAKFNEATGQLPVTKTDSAGWTLHPQRFVQATVDSLPFAKLLPNRTETSDFVNTVWPVAMQRALTGEITAAEMNAEIAKLYGN; via the coding sequence ATGAATATACTAGCAAAACTTGGACTGGCAGTGAGTATGGTTGCGTTAGGTACCAGCCTTGCCGCAGCACAAAGCACGGTTCGTTTCTGGTACCATTTCGACAATGCCGACAATCCGATGAACGAGCTGGTTGAAAGCTTTGAAGCACAGAATCCGGGTATTAAAATCGAAGCGGAAAACATTCCGTGGAACAGCTATTACGACACGCTTTATACTTCAATCATCGGCGGCAATGCCCCTGATGCAGCGATGGTCAAAATGTTTGCTCAGCCGCGGTTGATCGAAATGGGCGCTCTGGAGCCCATTGGCGAGCGGATTGAAGCATGGGCTGAAAAATCCGACGTGCAGGAAAACCTGTTTGAGCTGGTCAAGGCAGACGACGGAACATCCTACTATCTGCCTGTGCAATATGTCGTGCTCTATCTTTATTATCGCCCAGACATGTTTGCCGAACTTGGCCTTGAAGTTCCGAAAACCTGCGACGAGTTCCGTGCCGCCGCCAAGGCGCTGACCCGTGACACCGATGGCGATGGACGCACCGATGTCTATGGCTTTGGCCTGCGCGGCAGCAAGGGCGGCCATGACCATTGGGCCAGTCTGACGCTGGGTCGTGATGGTGTCAGCCTGACCGACGGCATTCAATCGGACGCAGGCATTGCTGGCACCCAGTTCGTGGTTGATATGTTCCGTGAAGACGGGTCGTTTCCGCCATCTGCACCCAATGACGGGTTTCAGGAAATCATCGGCGGCTTCAAGGCCGGCAAGACAGCCATGACCATTCACCATATCGGATCGGCAAACGGCATGGTTGAGGCGCTTGGCGACAAGGTTTCCGCCACGACCGTTCCTGAATGCGGGGGCGGGCGCTGGACGGCTTTCGGCGATGAAAGCACTGCCATTCTGTCCTCTGCTGAAGACAAGGACGCTGCCTGGAAATGGATTTCCTTCCTGTCCACCGCCGGAAACAATGCCAAGTTCAATGAGGCAACCGGTCAGCTGCCAGTGACCAAAACAGACAGCGCCGGCTGGACTTTGCATCCGCAGCGGTTTGTTCAGGCAACAGTGGATTCCCTGCCATTTGCCAAGCTGCTGCCAAACCGCACCGAAACCTCGGACTTCGTGAATACGGTCTGGCCGGTGGCCATGCAGCGCGCGCTGACAGGCGAGATCACGGCTGCTGAAATGAATGCCGAAATTGCCAAACTGTACGGCAACTAG
- the rpsR gene encoding 30S ribosomal protein S18: MVDIAQLPQRRPFHRRRKTCPFSGANSPKIDYKDVKLLQRYVSERGKIVPSRITAVSAKKQRELAQAIKRSRFLGLLPYVIK; encoded by the coding sequence ATGGTTGATATTGCACAACTTCCGCAACGCCGCCCGTTTCACCGTCGTCGCAAAACCTGCCCTTTCTCCGGCGCGAACTCTCCGAAGATTGATTACAAGGACGTAAAGCTGCTGCAGCGCTATGTCTCGGAGCGCGGCAAAATCGTGCCTTCACGTATTACCGCAGTGTCCGCCAAGAAACAGCGCGAACTGGCTCAGGCCATCAAACGCTCCCGTTTCCTTGGTCTGCTGCCATACGTTATTAAATAA
- a CDS encoding ABC transporter ATP-binding protein: MADIKIENIVKDYGTIRAVHGVSLEVEDGDFVAFVGPSGCGKSTMLRMIAGLEDITAGTLRIGGRVVNDAEPRDRDVAMVFQDYALYPHMTNAQNIGFGLKMRGWKTADIAPRVKSTAQMLQIEPLLERRPGQLSGGQRQRVAMGRAIIREPSVFLFDEPLSNLDAKLRVEMRTQIKRLHAMLGTTTIYVTHDQTEALTLADRVVVMREGHIVQAGPPLELYNKPNCRFVGEFIGSPQMNIFEGIVDRSGVATRLIIGEDTLELGEINVADGSRVDVGIRPEHLRWSSRDACKLSPVVEVFEPLGSDTMAICRFGGQDLTARLEPSIQLRTNEQIHLSFDTANLHFFDSQTGDRLTVEH; encoded by the coding sequence TTGGCAGACATCAAGATAGAAAACATCGTCAAGGACTACGGCACAATCCGCGCCGTGCACGGGGTCAGCCTTGAGGTGGAGGATGGTGATTTCGTTGCCTTTGTCGGACCTTCCGGCTGTGGAAAATCGACCATGCTGCGAATGATTGCCGGGCTCGAAGATATCACTGCCGGAACCTTGCGCATCGGCGGCCGGGTGGTGAACGACGCGGAGCCGCGTGATCGCGATGTCGCCATGGTATTTCAGGATTATGCGCTTTATCCGCATATGACGAATGCCCAGAATATCGGGTTCGGCCTGAAAATGCGGGGCTGGAAGACGGCCGATATTGCGCCGCGTGTCAAAAGCACGGCGCAGATGTTGCAGATCGAACCGCTTCTGGAGCGCCGGCCTGGCCAGTTATCAGGCGGGCAGCGCCAGCGTGTCGCCATGGGCCGGGCCATCATCCGCGAACCATCGGTGTTTCTGTTCGATGAGCCCCTGTCCAATCTTGATGCCAAGCTCAGGGTTGAAATGCGAACCCAGATCAAGCGCCTCCACGCCATGCTTGGCACCACCACAATATATGTCACCCATGATCAGACCGAAGCGTTGACGCTGGCTGACCGGGTTGTGGTGATGCGCGAAGGTCATATTGTACAGGCCGGACCGCCGCTTGAACTTTATAACAAGCCCAACTGCAGATTTGTCGGCGAATTCATCGGCTCCCCGCAGATGAATATCTTTGAAGGGATCGTTGACCGGTCAGGCGTTGCAACCCGATTGATCATTGGCGAGGATACTCTTGAGCTGGGAGAGATCAATGTTGCCGATGGATCGCGCGTCGATGTCGGCATCCGACCGGAACATTTGCGCTGGTCTTCCCGTGACGCATGCAAACTCAGTCCGGTTGTGGAAGTGTTTGAGCCGCTGGGATCGGACACAATGGCCATCTGCCGGTTTGGTGGTCAGGACCTGACGGCGCGGCTTGAGCCGTCAATCCAGTTGCGCACCAATGAGCAGATTCACCTCAGTTTTGACACGGCGAATCTTCATTTCTTTGACAGCCAAACTGGTGACAGACTGACAGTTGAGCACTGA
- the rplI gene encoding 50S ribosomal protein L9: MNIILLERIARLGQVGDVVRVKDGYARNFLLPNGKALRATAANKKEFENRRTEIEARNLEMQSEAQQVATKLDGQSVIMIRRAGQTGQLYGSVNTRDIAAGLEGAGFHVLRSQIQLNEPIKKIGLHDITVALFADVNAAVSVNVARSEDEAERQAMGEDVSVAGDTFDEEEIVEEDAPDMEEVFEEGAGETANEDDADADADADPEDEDTTA, from the coding sequence ATGAATATCATTCTTCTGGAACGCATTGCCCGTCTTGGACAAGTTGGCGACGTTGTCCGCGTCAAAGATGGTTATGCCCGCAATTTCCTGCTGCCAAACGGCAAGGCATTGCGCGCCACTGCCGCCAACAAAAAAGAATTTGAAAACCGCCGCACTGAAATTGAAGCGCGCAACCTGGAAATGCAGTCCGAGGCCCAGCAGGTCGCGACAAAACTTGACGGCCAGTCAGTCATCATGATCCGCCGCGCCGGTCAGACGGGCCAGCTCTACGGTTCGGTCAACACCCGCGATATTGCGGCAGGTCTGGAAGGAGCTGGCTTTCATGTGTTGCGCTCACAGATTCAACTGAATGAGCCCATCAAGAAAATTGGCCTTCACGACATTACAGTTGCCCTGTTTGCCGACGTCAACGCCGCCGTATCGGTGAATGTTGCGCGCTCCGAGGACGAAGCGGAACGCCAGGCCATGGGCGAGGATGTCTCCGTGGCCGGGGATACTTTCGATGAAGAGGAAATTGTCGAAGAAGACGCACCGGACATGGAAGAAGTGTTCGAAGAAGGCGCTGGCGAAACCGCCAATGAGGACGACGCGGATGCTGATGCAGACGCCGACCCAGAAGACGAAGATACGACTGCCTGA